A genomic region of Rhipicephalus sanguineus isolate Rsan-2018 chromosome 3, BIME_Rsan_1.4, whole genome shotgun sequence contains the following coding sequences:
- the LOC119386017 gene encoding solute carrier family 22 member 7, whose protein sequence is MSFKALLTPSRPTSKDLFTSEYFDCNDAFGHGPFQRRLMMLCALGAFLANIHALAFPLISKSVQYRCKQPHTNDSKAVVKNGTTSDVSGQIGRCLVYEDPADPNDTHTVPCVEWEYDEEWAKSTAVSKWNMVCQRKPLIVVMYAIQNAGPAVFVLTAGHFADNFGRVPVLFTAVAVLWVSTVGVCMFGDYATHAVFKFFSSGSSILTLTSSAISLFEVTTHDNRPLSIAVSITIGLLAADSWYFLLVPWNLRWERKLSVFLLPALVLLPAFLTVDESPRWLIATGMFDRAENVVIAAADKNHFPLANAACLVDSLRVDVTRRLNRRKSTCAEELLSLFSIRRRALVLCGCFFSNSFALYAITFSKGQLYTPWLPFIAFAFNSSVYGLAHVLMRRFAMLTVITILFAALCSVQCFLCLTVFGEHDVLTEALLQADIALYYSGAVVCFVYVLELFPTALRATAIGWTVACGRLGVGCALFLSLLMNSGHEYVAPAIAGLLLFLSLLTLRILPPATTVECTKIASRETTFRDTQNIELMKATLETRLSERKKVKRAQDGSETGSKSSSTRSRRLKEKK, encoded by the coding sequence ATGAGCTTCAAAGCCCTCCTCACGCCATCGAGGCCAACGTCAAAGGACTTGTTTACCAGCGAATACTTTGACTGTAACGATGCCTTTGGACACGGTCCCTTCCAGAGGCGGCTGATGATGCTATGTGCGCTCGGTGCTTTCTTGGCGAACATCCACGCCTTGGCTTTCCCGCTGATCTCAAAAAGCGTGCAATACAGGTGCAAGCAGCCGCACACCAACGATTCGAAAGCCGTCGTGAAGAATGGGACCACTAGTGACGTTAGCGGACAGATTGGACGGTGCCTTGTCTACGAGGACCCGGCCGACCCTAACGACACGCACACCGTGCCGTGTGTAGAGTGGGAGTACGACGAAGAGTGGGCGAAGAGTACGGCCGTGAGTAAGTGGAACATGGTATGCCAAAGAAAGCCACTCATCGTCGTCATGTATGCGATTCAAAACGCCGGTCCCGCCGTGTTCGTCTTGACAGCCGGCCATTTCGCGGACAACTTCGGCCGGGTGCCTGTGCTCTTCACAGCGGTTGCGGTGCTCTGGGTCTCGACGGTCGGGGTTTGCATGTTTGGCGACTACGCAACGCACGCGGTATTCAAGTTCTTCAGCTCGGGTAGCTCCATACTGACCCTGACTTCCTCCGCCATCTCTCTCTTCGAGGTCACGACCCACGACAACAGGCCGCTCAGCATAGCTGTGAGCATCACCATCGGTCTGTTGGCCGCCGACTCGTGGTACTTCCTCTTGGTACCTTGGAACCTGCGGTGGGAACGAAAGCTGAGCGTTTTCCTTCTGCCAGCCTTGGTTCTGCTGCCAGCCTTCCTGACGGTCGACGAGTCGCCTCGCTGGCTCATCGCTACCGGGATGTTCGACCGAGCAGAGAACGTCGTAATCGCTGCCGCCGACAAGAACCACTTTCCGCTGGCCAACGCGGCGTGCCTCGTCGATTCGCTCAGGGTGGACGTGACCAGGAGGCTGAACcggcgaaagtccacttgcgccgAAGAACTGCTCAGCCTGTTCTCCATACGGCGTCGCGCCCTGGTCTTGTGCGGCTGCTTCTTTTCCAACTCGTTTGCCCTGTACGCCATCACGTTCTCCAAGGGTCAGCTCTACACGCCGTGGCTGCCGTTCATCGCGTTCGCCTTCAACTCCTCGGTCTACGGGCTGGCGCACGTGCTCATGAGAAGGTTCGCCATGCTCACGGTGATCACGATACTGTTTGCCGCGCTGTGTAGCGTACAGTGCTTCCTCTGTCTGACCGTGTTCGGCGAGCACGACGTCCTCACGGAAGCCCTTTTGCAGGCGGACATAGCGCTGTACTATTCTGGCGCCGTCGTGTGCTTCGTCTACGTCCTTGAACTGTTCCCGACGGCGCTGCGCGCAACGGCCATAGGTTGGACTGTCGCTTGCGGTCGCCTAGGAGTGGGGTGTGCCCTGTTCCTTTCGTTGCTCATGAACAGCGGACACGAGTACGTGGCGCCGGCTATCGCCGGCCTCCTGCTTTTTCTGTCGCTGCTGACGCTGCGAATATTACCGCCCGCCACGACGGTCGAGTGCACGAAGATCGCGTCCCGAGAAACAACGTTTAGGGACACCCAGAACATCGAGCTCATGAAGGCCACGCTCGAAACGCGGCTAAGCGAGCGCAAGAAGGTGAAGCGAGCGCAAGATGGTTCCGAGACCGGCAGCAAGTCGAGCTCAACCCGCAGCCGCCGTTTAAAGGAAAAGAAATGA
- the LOC119387581 gene encoding uncharacterized protein LOC119387581, producing MPPSDTSTNNPTMLRLIVICFAVVAASSQRLQTTTERYEDTLYKFLDLLEDDDPSRVPGAPVFTGPRSTYRPSVPRVPPPVPPRRIFRPIRPIPSVSSPSLPGGTIRDANAYMDTIIQQKMPRLLKASPRLYPSAVIPFFKFKVLKTGFTNRDLKVNMTAGVFRGFDTGIRRLGDCDKPSHVGRNTSVSCTLDFSGITASFVAVTKGDDLAGTIKAVPVNVVVRTGGVRIEATAAPGKEAILRTFLIDYVSLDVAHGANLSLNEDRDRGFKHHVRINVARELDALMHEEYAPLLGRAIATTDLPKAA from the exons AGCACAAACAATCCCACGATGCTTCGGTTAATAGTCATCTGCTTCGCAGTAGTCGCCGCCAGCAGCCAAA GATTGCAAACTACCACAGAGCGCTACGAGGACACTCTCTACAAGTTCCTTGACCTTCTCGAAGATGACGACCCATCAC GTGTGCCAGGGGCGCCTGTATTCACAGGACCAAGAAGCACTTACAGGCCGAGCG TACCTCGAGTGCCGCCTCCTGTACCACCAAGACGCATATTTCGGCCAATCAGGCCAATCCCCAGCG TATCATCACCTTCGTTACCAGGAGGCACCATCAGGGATGCCAACGCATATATGGACACCATAATACAGCAGAAGATGCCGCGCCTTCTGAAAGCATCTCCGAGGCTGTACCCATCGGCAGTGATTCCGTTTTTCAAGTTTAAG GTGCTGAAGACGGGCTTCACGAACCGGGACTTGAAGGTGAACATGACAGCGGGCGTATTCCGAGGTTTTGATACGGGCATCCGGCGCTTGGGTGATTGCGACAAGCCATCGCACGTGGGCCGCAACACTAGCGTCAGCTGCACACTCGACTTCAGTGGCATCACGGCTAGCTTCGTCGCCGTG ACCAAAGGAGACGACCTGGCTGGCACCATCAAGGCCGTCCCCGTGAATGTGGTGGTGCGCACCGGAGGGGTCCGAATCGAGGCCACGGCTGCGCCGGGCAAAGAGGCCATACTGCGCACCTTCCTCATCGACTACGTCAGCCTGGACGTCGCCCACGGAGCCAACCTGAGCCTGAACGAGGACCGCGACAGGGGTTTCAAGCACCACGTGCGCATCAATGTTGCCCGAGAGTTGGACGCGCTCATGCACGAAGAGTACGCGCCGCTCCTGGGGCGAGCTATTGCCACGACGGACCTGCCGAAGGCCGCCTGA